One Polaribacter sp. KT25b DNA segment encodes these proteins:
- a CDS encoding alpha/beta hydrolase: MSKTHIYFMPGLGVGPDIFKQLNLSKEFELHYLKWKKPLYQEETLTNYAMRMLEDIKHENPVLIGVSFGGIIVQEISKFIDTRKIIIISSVKSKNEFPKKFKFANLSNLYKLFPTNIITNFEKYSKFFIGKKLKKKAANYKRYLTVKDKTYLQWSIYNVLNWQQEIPTKNILHIHGTKDKVFPIKYIHNCEQIIGGDHAMIMTKAKKISEIINTYLK, encoded by the coding sequence ATGTCTAAAACACATATATATTTCATGCCTGGATTGGGTGTTGGTCCAGATATTTTTAAACAACTTAATTTATCTAAAGAGTTTGAATTGCATTACTTAAAATGGAAAAAACCTCTTTACCAAGAAGAAACACTTACTAATTATGCTATGAGAATGTTAGAAGATATTAAACATGAAAATCCTGTTTTAATAGGTGTTTCGTTTGGAGGAATTATAGTACAAGAAATAAGTAAATTTATCGACACCAGGAAAATAATTATTATTTCTAGTGTAAAATCTAAAAATGAATTTCCTAAAAAATTTAAATTTGCAAATTTAAGTAATCTTTATAAACTTTTTCCTACAAATATAATTACCAATTTCGAGAAATACAGTAAATTTTTTATTGGTAAAAAACTCAAGAAAAAAGCCGCTAATTATAAAAGATACTTAACAGTTAAAGATAAAACATATTTACAATGGTCTATTTACAATGTTTTAAATTGGCAACAAGAAATACCAACTAAGAATATTTTACATATTCATGGAACAAAAGACAAAGTTTTTCCTATTAAATATATACATAATTGTGAGCAAATTATAGGTGGAGATCATGCTATGATTATGACGAAAGCAAAAAAAATATCAGAAATTATTAATACTTATTTAAAATAA
- the mnmA gene encoding tRNA 2-thiouridine(34) synthase MnmA yields MKRVVVGLSGGVDSSVTAHLLKEQGYEVIGLFMKNWHDDSVTISNECPWLEDSNDAMIVAEKLEIPFQVVDLSEQYKERIVDYMFDEYEKGRTPNPDILCNREIKFDVFMDIALKLGADYVATGHYCRKSEEIIEGKPVYKLLAGKDNNKDQSYFLCQLSQEQLTKALFPIGELTKPEVREIAKKADLITAEKKDSQGLCFIGKVRLPEFLQQKLQPKEGVIVTIPSDFEQYTKAAPEFENKEAELKYYSTKFAYKKEDGKVVGKHQGAHYFTKGQRKGLNVGGTKEGLYVIETDVVENVIYAGEGKSHKGLYRNVLFVDNEEIHWIREDLILKSAETMQVDARIRYRQPLEKATLYKVESGLYVEFQNKQSAIQEGQFVAWYKNEELLGSGVIS; encoded by the coding sequence ATGAAACGAGTAGTTGTTGGTCTTTCTGGCGGTGTAGATTCTAGTGTTACAGCACATTTATTAAAAGAACAAGGGTATGAAGTAATCGGACTTTTTATGAAAAATTGGCACGATGATTCTGTAACAATTTCTAACGAATGTCCTTGGTTAGAAGACAGTAACGATGCCATGATTGTTGCCGAAAAATTAGAAATTCCTTTTCAAGTTGTAGATTTAAGCGAGCAATATAAAGAACGCATTGTAGATTATATGTTTGATGAATATGAGAAAGGAAGAACTCCAAATCCTGATATTCTTTGTAATCGCGAAATTAAGTTTGATGTTTTTATGGACATCGCTTTAAAACTAGGCGCAGATTATGTTGCAACTGGGCATTATTGCAGAAAAAGTGAAGAAATTATTGAAGGAAAACCTGTTTATAAATTATTAGCAGGGAAAGATAATAACAAAGATCAGTCTTATTTTTTATGTCAATTATCGCAAGAACAATTAACAAAAGCGTTGTTTCCAATTGGAGAACTTACAAAACCAGAAGTTAGAGAGATTGCCAAAAAAGCAGATTTAATTACTGCTGAAAAGAAAGATTCTCAAGGTTTGTGTTTTATTGGTAAAGTTCGTTTACCAGAATTTTTACAACAAAAATTACAGCCAAAAGAAGGAGTTATTGTTACCATTCCTTCGGATTTTGAGCAGTACACAAAAGCTGCTCCAGAGTTTGAAAACAAGGAAGCTGAACTAAAATATTACTCAACAAAATTTGCGTACAAAAAAGAAGACGGAAAAGTAGTTGGTAAGCATCAAGGAGCACATTATTTTACAAAAGGTCAGCGTAAAGGATTAAATGTTGGCGGAACAAAAGAAGGTTTATATGTAATAGAAACCGATGTTGTAGAAAATGTAATTTACGCAGGTGAAGGAAAAAGCCACAAAGGATTATATAGAAATGTATTATTTGTTGATAATGAAGAAATTCATTGGATTCGTGAAGATTTAATTTTAAAATCTGCAGAAACAATGCAAGTTGATGCCAGAATTAGATACAGACAACCTTTAGAAAAAGCAACTTTGTACAAAGTAGAAAGTGGTTTATATGTAGAATTTCAAAATAAACAATCTGCAATTCAAGAAGGGCAGTTTGTAGCCTGGTATAAAAATGAAGAATTGTTAGGTTCTGGCGTAATTTCTTAA
- a CDS encoding antibiotic biosynthesis monooxygenase → MIVDNLNPPYYAVIFTTIVTDNLEGYTKTAEKMETLAKKQKGYLGIESARSEVGITVSYWQTLSDIIAWKNNIEHTEARNLGREKWYKKYQLRICKVEREYGFH, encoded by the coding sequence ATGATTGTAGACAATTTAAATCCGCCTTATTACGCTGTAATTTTTACCACAATTGTTACAGATAATTTAGAAGGTTACACTAAAACAGCAGAAAAAATGGAAACATTAGCTAAAAAACAAAAAGGCTATTTAGGAATTGAATCTGCAAGAAGTGAAGTAGGAATAACCGTTTCTTATTGGCAGACGTTATCAGATATTATTGCATGGAAAAATAATATAGAACACACAGAAGCAAGAAATTTAGGAAGAGAGAAGTGGTACAAAAAGTATCAATTAAGAATTTGTAAAGTTGAACGCGAATATGGATTTCATTAA
- a CDS encoding nitronate monooxygenase family protein, with protein MTNKITKLFKIQYPIIQGGMVWVSGWRLASAVSNAGGLGLIGSGSMYPEVLREHIQKCKKATDKPFGVNVPMLYPDIEKIMDIIIEEGVKIVFTSAGNPKTWTSFLKDKGITVVHVVSSVKFALKAESAGVDAVVCEGFEAGGHNGREETTTFTLIPMVNDQVNIPVIAAGGIASGKGMLAAMVLGAHGVQIGSRFAATLESSAHQNFKNTIVNVKDGDTQLTLKELAPVRLVKNQFYNKVQELYQQNPSTEQLKELLGKGRAKKGMFEGDLENGELEIGQIAGLIHEIKPVKDVFDEILEEFSSIKALLTST; from the coding sequence ATGACAAATAAAATTACCAAATTATTTAAAATTCAATATCCAATTATTCAAGGCGGAATGGTTTGGGTTTCTGGTTGGAGATTAGCATCTGCAGTTTCTAATGCTGGTGGATTAGGTTTAATTGGTTCAGGATCAATGTATCCAGAGGTTTTAAGAGAGCACATTCAAAAATGTAAAAAAGCAACAGATAAACCTTTTGGTGTAAATGTACCAATGTTATATCCTGATATTGAAAAAATTATGGATATTATTATTGAAGAAGGAGTGAAGATTGTTTTTACTTCGGCAGGAAATCCTAAAACTTGGACTTCTTTCTTAAAGGATAAAGGAATTACCGTTGTTCATGTTGTTAGCTCTGTAAAATTTGCATTAAAAGCAGAATCAGCCGGAGTTGATGCTGTTGTTTGTGAAGGTTTTGAAGCAGGAGGGCATAATGGACGTGAAGAAACAACGACTTTTACTTTAATACCTATGGTTAATGATCAAGTAAATATTCCTGTAATTGCTGCTGGTGGAATTGCATCTGGAAAAGGAATGTTAGCAGCAATGGTTTTAGGCGCACATGGCGTTCAAATAGGAAGTAGATTTGCTGCAACATTAGAATCTTCTGCACATCAAAATTTTAAAAATACTATTGTAAATGTAAAAGATGGAGATACGCAACTTACTTTAAAAGAATTAGCGCCAGTTAGGTTGGTGAAAAATCAATTTTACAATAAAGTGCAAGAGTTATATCAGCAAAATCCATCAACAGAACAATTAAAAGAATTATTAGGAAAAGGAAGAGCAAAAAAAGGAATGTTTGAAGGAGATTTAGAGAATGGAGAGTTAGAAATTGGTCAAATTGCAGGTTTAATACATGAAATAAAACCCGTAAAGGATGTTTTTGATGAAATATTAGAAGAATTTAGTTCGATTAAAGCTTTGTTAACTAGTACTTAA
- a CDS encoding LptF/LptG family permease — MKILDKYILKSFFKPFIATFLIVLFVLVMQALWQAFENIAGKGISLIFILKFLYYTTLMIIPQALPIGVLLSSIMALGNLGENYEFAAAKSAGISLHRLVRPLGILAILLSIVNFLFLNNVYPYAVYEQINLKNNIKKKQPAMALIPGSFNADLPGYQIKFDEKYGEDKNLLKNVLIYDLKSNRGNQKVITAKSGKIVTEEGSRYMTFILYDGNYYEEHVKSARTSIKRKKMAASNATFKEYEFNIDIGGISSVVDTTKSKGYPMMYTLKEIKDTIPRLKEKYYDALDNRAKNIFISTQANDLYKYPDSLKKKNLDSKTLQNFKDKEKITILNSAIAKTNRVVSSLNNNNLTIKWNRKILNFYDTEYYNRFAFSLSCIILFFIGAPLGSIIRKGGFGLPMILAIAVYVIYFFANTFGKNLAEESTITSFLGSWISAIIMTPVAILLTRRATKDKGIFNLNSFLQPITNFFKKIIPNKGTKI; from the coding sequence ATGAAAATCTTAGATAAATACATCTTAAAAAGTTTTTTTAAACCTTTTATAGCAACCTTTTTAATAGTACTTTTTGTACTGGTAATGCAGGCTTTATGGCAAGCATTTGAAAATATTGCTGGTAAAGGAATTAGCCTTATTTTTATCTTAAAGTTTTTGTATTACACAACTTTAATGATAATTCCGCAAGCACTACCAATTGGTGTTTTATTATCATCGATAATGGCTTTAGGTAATTTAGGAGAAAACTACGAATTTGCTGCAGCAAAATCTGCAGGAATCTCTTTACATCGATTAGTAAGACCATTAGGTATCTTAGCTATTTTATTAAGTATCGTTAACTTCTTATTTTTAAACAACGTTTACCCTTATGCTGTTTATGAACAAATAAATTTAAAGAATAACATTAAGAAAAAACAACCAGCAATGGCATTAATTCCTGGAAGTTTTAATGCAGATTTACCTGGTTATCAAATAAAGTTTGATGAAAAATATGGTGAAGACAAAAACTTATTAAAGAATGTTTTAATATATGATTTAAAAAGCAATAGAGGAAATCAAAAAGTAATAACAGCTAAAAGTGGAAAAATTGTTACTGAAGAAGGTAGTAGATATATGACCTTTATTTTATATGATGGCAATTATTATGAAGAACACGTAAAATCTGCTAGAACATCAATTAAAAGAAAAAAAATGGCCGCTTCAAATGCTACTTTTAAAGAATATGAATTCAATATAGATATTGGAGGCATAAGTTCGGTTGTAGATACTACAAAAAGTAAAGGTTATCCAATGATGTATACTTTAAAAGAAATTAAAGATACAATTCCTAGATTAAAAGAAAAATATTACGATGCATTAGACAATAGAGCAAAAAATATATTTATAAGTACACAAGCTAATGATTTATATAAATATCCTGATTCTTTAAAAAAGAAAAATCTCGATAGTAAAACACTTCAAAATTTTAAAGATAAAGAAAAAATTACCATTTTAAATTCTGCAATTGCAAAAACAAATAGAGTTGTTAGCTCTTTAAATAATAATAACCTAACTATAAAATGGAATAGAAAAATATTAAATTTTTATGATACTGAATATTATAATAGGTTTGCATTTTCTTTATCTTGTATAATTTTATTCTTTATAGGTGCACCTTTAGGTTCTATTATTAGAAAAGGTGGTTTTGGCTTGCCAATGATATTAGCCATTGCAGTATATGTAATCTACTTTTTTGCTAATACTTTTGGAAAAAACTTAGCAGAAGAAAGCACAATAACATCGTTTTTAGGTTCCTGGATTTCTGCGATTATTATGACACCTGTTGCAATATTACTAACAAGAAGAGCTACAAAAGACAAAGGAATATTTAACTTAAATTCCTTTTTACAGCCAATTACAAATTTTTTCAAAAAAATTATACCAAATAAAGGTACCAAAATATGA
- a CDS encoding lytic transglycosylase domain-containing protein, which yields MSNTYKIISILSVISVTFLCVNAINKTESDAINDPKIGTHLSYKIQALKLPDNLNLAGEQVPLEIADVKERMERELLVNTYWQSNGLLLLKRANKYFPIIEPLLAKYGLPDDFKYLALAESGFTDETSSVGAAGIWHFMRTTGKEYGLEINNNVDERYHIEKSTKVAAEYLKKAKERFGTWTLAAASYNAGMYGVSRRMEEQQVNSYYDALLPDETERYIFRIIALKEILSNPEKYGFVFDKEDLYSLPKTYTIKVDTAITNIATFAKGFGLNYKEFKIHNPWLRENKLNNKSRKLYEIKIPVK from the coding sequence ATGAGCAATACTTATAAAATAATTTCTATTCTTAGTGTAATTTCTGTCACCTTTTTATGTGTGAACGCTATTAATAAAACGGAATCGGATGCTATAAATGATCCAAAAATTGGTACACATTTAAGCTATAAAATACAAGCATTAAAATTACCCGATAATTTAAATCTTGCAGGTGAGCAAGTTCCGCTAGAAATTGCAGATGTAAAAGAAAGAATGGAAAGAGAATTGCTAGTAAATACATATTGGCAATCTAATGGTTTATTACTTTTAAAACGTGCAAATAAATATTTTCCTATCATAGAACCTTTATTAGCAAAATATGGTTTACCAGATGATTTTAAATATTTAGCTCTTGCAGAAAGTGGTTTTACAGATGAAACTTCTTCTGTTGGTGCTGCCGGAATATGGCATTTTATGAGAACAACAGGTAAAGAATATGGCTTAGAAATAAACAACAATGTAGATGAAAGATATCACATAGAAAAATCTACAAAAGTAGCTGCAGAATATTTAAAAAAAGCTAAAGAAAGATTTGGTACTTGGACTCTAGCTGCGGCTTCTTACAATGCTGGTATGTATGGCGTTTCTAGAAGAATGGAAGAACAACAAGTAAATAGTTATTATGACGCACTTTTACCTGATGAAACAGAACGTTATATTTTTAGAATTATTGCTTTAAAGGAAATTTTAAGTAATCCAGAAAAATATGGTTTTGTTTTTGATAAAGAAGATTTATATTCTTTACCAAAAACATACACAATTAAAGTTGATACAGCAATTACTAATATTGCAACTTTTGCAAAAGGATTTGGATTAAATTACAAAGAGTTTAAAATCCATAATCCTTGGTTAAGAGAAAATAAGCTGAATAATAAAAGTAGAAAATTATATGAAATAAAAATTCCAGTAAAATAA
- the ribB gene encoding 3,4-dihydroxy-2-butanone-4-phosphate synthase, with product MKTQILQNKTQLNTIEEAINDIRNGKVIIVVDDENRENEGDFLAAAEKVSPEMINFMATHGRGLICAPLTEKRCKELELVMMVNNNTDPMETGFTVSVDLRGKGVTTGISASDRALTVKALIDKDTKPFDLGRPGHIFPLRAKEGGVLRRTGHTEAAIDFARLAGLKPAGVIVEIMNEDGTMARLPQLLKVAKKFDIKIVSIEDLVAYRMEHDSLIEKKDDFDIETRFGKFRLRAYQQTTNNQVHIALTKGSWTNDEGVLTRINSTLVNNDILGTLTNNADKKLDQMFNVINEAEKGAILFINQQNESKNLLNRLSVLKESQKNGELKAPAIGMDQRDFGIGAQILHDLNISKLKLITNTQQTKRVGMIGYGLEIVDYITY from the coding sequence ATGAAAACTCAAATTCTACAAAACAAAACGCAATTAAATACAATTGAAGAAGCTATTAACGATATTAGAAATGGTAAAGTTATTATAGTTGTTGATGATGAAAATCGTGAAAATGAAGGGGATTTTTTAGCAGCTGCAGAAAAAGTTTCTCCAGAAATGATCAATTTTATGGCTACTCATGGACGTGGATTAATTTGTGCACCTTTAACTGAAAAGCGCTGTAAAGAATTAGAGTTAGTAATGATGGTTAATAATAACACAGATCCTATGGAAACTGGTTTTACAGTCTCTGTAGATTTACGTGGTAAAGGTGTTACAACTGGTATTTCTGCTTCAGACAGAGCGCTTACTGTTAAAGCTTTAATAGACAAAGACACTAAACCTTTTGATTTGGGTAGACCTGGCCATATTTTTCCTTTAAGAGCAAAAGAAGGTGGCGTTTTACGTAGAACTGGTCATACCGAAGCTGCAATTGACTTTGCTCGTTTAGCTGGTTTAAAACCTGCAGGAGTTATTGTAGAAATAATGAATGAAGACGGTACAATGGCTCGTTTACCTCAGCTTTTAAAAGTGGCTAAAAAATTCGATATTAAAATTGTTTCTATTGAAGATTTAGTTGCATATAGGATGGAACATGATTCTTTAATTGAAAAGAAAGATGATTTTGATATTGAAACTCGTTTTGGTAAATTTAGATTAAGAGCGTATCAACAAACCACAAATAATCAAGTACATATTGCATTAACAAAAGGTTCTTGGACTAATGACGAAGGTGTTTTAACTAGAATAAATTCAACTTTAGTTAATAATGACATTCTTGGTACTTTAACTAATAATGCTGATAAAAAATTAGATCAAATGTTTAACGTGATAAATGAAGCAGAAAAAGGTGCTATTCTATTTATCAATCAGCAAAATGAATCTAAAAATTTATTGAATAGATTATCCGTTTTAAAAGAAAGTCAAAAAAATGGTGAACTAAAAGCACCTGCAATCGGAATGGATCAAAGAGATTTTGGAATTGGCGCACAAATTTTACACGATTTAAACATCAGTAAATTAAAATTAATAACCAATACACAGCAAACAAAAAGAGTTGGTATGATTGGTTATGGATTAGAAATTGTAGATTACATAACGTATTAA
- a CDS encoding S8 family serine peptidase: MKKLLLFLCVASFFSTFSQTEDAWLYLKDKPNSATFLQNPLQMLSQRSLDRRIIQNISLDVKDVPIDENYYNQLKNEGNITVLGKSKWLNAIHVQGTVSQINGLLSNFTFIESIEFANKSLNPGAKKRVKSVTPNHQNKFSNTTTDFIYGNAENQIKMLKGDFLHEQNFTGEGMQIAIIDAGFPNVNTLSAFQRIRDNNQILGGYNFADRNTDIYTRDSHGTHVLSTIAGYVENQFVGTAPDAKFYLFISEIAETETVLEETLWVEAAERADSLGVNVINTSLGYTTYDNPDHSHSYADMDGKTTFISRGAEIGASRGIILVNAAGNEGGDSWKYIGAPADAVSVFSIGAVNSSENIVYFSSFGPTADNRIKPDVLAKGQSAAVINYSSGNISTSNGTSFSSPIMTGVVACFWQAFPNKTNFEIMDLIRKSADKYNNPTDQYGYGVPDFETAYNQVLSTNDFSNSTISIYPNPVKNSFSFSFEGTSVENLSIQIFNILGEKVLEKSKLISNTVDISNLEAGFYMLKIQMENQQKTVKLIKQ, from the coding sequence ATGAAGAAATTACTACTTTTTTTATGCGTTGCTAGTTTTTTTAGCACTTTTTCTCAAACGGAAGACGCCTGGCTTTATTTAAAAGACAAACCAAATTCGGCAACTTTTTTGCAAAATCCTTTGCAAATGCTTTCTCAACGTTCTTTAGATAGAAGAATTATACAAAATATTTCTTTAGATGTAAAAGATGTTCCTATTGATGAAAATTATTATAATCAACTAAAAAATGAAGGTAACATTACTGTTTTAGGAAAATCTAAATGGTTAAATGCAATTCATGTTCAAGGTACAGTTTCTCAAATTAATGGTTTGTTATCAAATTTTACTTTTATAGAATCTATTGAGTTTGCTAATAAATCTTTAAATCCTGGAGCAAAAAAAAGAGTAAAAAGTGTAACGCCAAATCATCAAAATAAATTTTCAAACACAACTACTGATTTTATCTACGGAAATGCAGAAAATCAGATAAAAATGTTAAAAGGAGATTTTTTACATGAACAAAATTTTACAGGAGAAGGAATGCAAATTGCAATCATAGATGCTGGTTTTCCTAATGTAAATACCCTTTCTGCTTTTCAAAGAATAAGAGACAATAATCAAATTTTAGGTGGTTATAATTTTGCTGATAGAAATACTGATATTTACACAAGAGATAGCCATGGAACACATGTTTTATCAACTATTGCTGGTTATGTAGAAAATCAATTTGTTGGTACAGCACCAGATGCAAAATTTTATTTATTTATATCAGAAATTGCAGAGACAGAAACCGTTTTAGAAGAAACCTTGTGGGTAGAAGCGGCAGAAAGAGCAGATAGTTTAGGTGTAAACGTTATAAATACTTCTTTAGGATATACAACTTACGATAATCCAGATCACAGTCATTCGTATGCAGATATGGATGGAAAAACAACTTTTATCTCAAGAGGAGCAGAAATTGGAGCATCTCGTGGAATAATTTTAGTAAACGCTGCAGGAAATGAAGGAGGTGATTCTTGGAAATATATTGGCGCGCCTGCCGATGCGGTTTCTGTTTTTTCAATAGGCGCAGTAAATTCATCAGAAAATATAGTATATTTTAGTTCTTTTGGTCCAACAGCAGATAATCGAATAAAACCAGATGTTTTAGCAAAAGGGCAAAGCGCTGCAGTTATAAATTATTCATCAGGAAACATATCAACATCAAACGGAACTTCTTTTTCATCTCCAATAATGACAGGAGTTGTAGCTTGTTTTTGGCAAGCTTTTCCAAATAAAACGAATTTTGAAATTATGGATTTAATTCGAAAATCTGCCGATAAATATAATAATCCAACAGATCAATATGGTTATGGAGTTCCAGATTTTGAAACTGCTTACAATCAAGTTTTATCTACAAATGATTTTAGTAATTCTACTATAAGTATCTATCCAAATCCTGTAAAAAACTCTTTTTCATTTTCTTTTGAAGGTACTTCTGTAGAAAATTTATCAATCCAGATTTTTAATATTTTAGGAGAAAAAGTTTTAGAAAAATCAAAATTAATATCAAATACTGTTGATATTTCTAATTTAGAAGCAGGATTTTATATGTTGAAAATTCAAATGGAAAATCAGCAAAAAACTGTTAAATTGATAAAACAATAA
- a CDS encoding YwbE family protein — protein sequence MIIDARKRANIKVGLFVEIVLKPHQRTGELTQGIVAKILTKSVTHPYGIKVQLESGLVGRVKNIIE from the coding sequence ATGATTATTGATGCCAGAAAAAGGGCCAATATTAAAGTTGGATTGTTTGTAGAAATAGTGCTAAAGCCACATCAAAGAACTGGTGAATTAACACAAGGTATTGTTGCTAAAATATTAACAAAATCAGTTACACATCCTTACGGAATAAAAGTACAGCTTGAATCTGGTTTAGTTGGTAGAGTAAAAAATATTATTGAATAA
- a CDS encoding outer membrane lipoprotein carrier protein LolA: protein MKKFTTLLLSLFITTITFSQNSKEAKSLLDEVSTKMGAYQNMFIGFSQTLSNKDAGIMEGDEPPIRGEIYLQGEKYSLKYLGNDFIYDGKKLYIINNDEKEISITDGDLDGDDGFIYPSKLLTFYKEGYNFKMGKLLDMNGRKIQFVTLNPIDSNSDIVKVELGIDAKTMHIYKLIQTGSNKSKTTFTITKFKNNQSLSETFFKFDKKKYLSQNYIID, encoded by the coding sequence ATGAAAAAATTTACAACTTTATTATTAAGTTTATTTATTACAACAATTACATTTTCTCAAAACTCAAAAGAAGCAAAATCATTGTTAGATGAAGTTTCTACTAAAATGGGAGCTTACCAAAATATGTTTATTGGTTTTAGTCAAACTTTAAGTAACAAAGATGCAGGTATTATGGAAGGTGATGAACCACCAATTAGAGGTGAAATTTATTTACAAGGAGAAAAATATAGTTTAAAATACCTAGGAAATGATTTTATTTATGATGGAAAAAAATTATATATAATTAATAATGATGAAAAAGAAATTTCTATTACTGATGGAGATTTAGATGGAGATGATGGTTTTATTTATCCATCAAAATTATTAACTTTTTACAAAGAAGGTTATAATTTTAAAATGGGGAAATTATTAGATATGAATGGTAGAAAAATTCAGTTTGTAACACTAAATCCTATTGACAGCAATTCTGATATTGTAAAAGTAGAATTAGGTATAGATGCAAAAACAATGCATATTTATAAACTAATTCAAACTGGTTCTAATAAATCTAAAACAACATTTACAATTACTAAATTTAAAAATAATCAATCTTTATCAGAAACATTTTTTAAATTTGATAAAAAGAAATATTTAAGTCAGAATTACATTATAGATTAA
- a CDS encoding toxin-antitoxin system YwqK family antitoxin, with protein MLNIKRLIAVFAFIACFFTNEKISAQKINQFNENKQRTGTWIKYYSDDKIRYTGQFENGKEVGVFKFYDISSSKYPVIIKTYSKESQNVLVEFYTIKGKLQSKGYFKDKNRIGNWTYFFSDGKIMSEEVYKEGKLDGKLVNYYPNGKETEITFYVNGLKNGLSQKYSSDGILIEEITFKNGKPNGQAKYFELNGNLKEAGTYLKGKRVGEWEYYLDGEVANKKDIENNKKYKKNENDEK; from the coding sequence ATGCTAAATATAAAAAGACTTATTGCAGTTTTTGCATTTATAGCTTGTTTTTTTACAAATGAAAAAATAAGTGCTCAAAAGATTAATCAATTTAATGAAAATAAACAACGAACAGGTACTTGGATTAAGTATTATTCGGATGATAAAATACGTTATACTGGTCAATTTGAAAATGGAAAAGAAGTTGGTGTTTTTAAATTTTATGATATTTCTAGTTCTAAATATCCAGTAATTATTAAAACATATTCTAAAGAAAGTCAAAATGTTTTAGTAGAATTTTATACCATTAAAGGCAAACTACAAAGCAAAGGTTATTTTAAAGATAAAAACAGAATTGGTAATTGGACTTATTTTTTTTCTGATGGAAAAATAATGTCAGAAGAAGTTTACAAAGAAGGAAAACTTGATGGAAAATTAGTTAATTATTATCCAAACGGAAAAGAAACAGAAATTACTTTTTATGTAAACGGATTAAAAAATGGTCTTTCTCAAAAATATTCTAGTGACGGAATTTTAATTGAAGAAATCACTTTCAAAAACGGAAAACCAAATGGACAGGCAAAGTATTTTGAGTTAAATGGAAATCTTAAAGAAGCAGGTACTTATCTAAAAGGAAAAAGGGTAGGAGAATGGGAATATTATTTAGACGGAGAAGTTGCAAACAAAAAAGATATTGAAAATAATAAGAAGTATAAGAAAAACGAAAACGATGAAAAGTAG
- a CDS encoding cold-shock protein yields the protein MNKGTVKFFNESKGFGFITEEGNNKEHFVHVSGLIDEIRENDEVEFDLQDGRKGLNAVNVRVL from the coding sequence ATGAATAAAGGTACCGTAAAATTTTTCAACGAATCTAAAGGATTTGGATTTATCACTGAAGAAGGAAACAACAAAGAACATTTTGTACATGTGTCAGGATTAATCGATGAAATTCGTGAAAACGATGAAGTTGAATTTGACTTACAAGATGGAAGAAAAGGATTAAACGCAGTAAACGTAAGAGTATTATAA
- a CDS encoding cold-shock protein: MNKGTVKFFNESKGFGFITEEGSNKEHFVHVSGLIDEIRENDEVEFDLQDGRKGLNAVNVRVL; the protein is encoded by the coding sequence ATGAATAAAGGTACCGTAAAATTTTTCAACGAATCTAAAGGATTTGGATTTATCACTGAAGAAGGATCAAACAAAGAACATTTTGTACATGTGTCAGGATTAATTGACGAAATTCGTGAAAACGATGAAGTTGAATTCGACTTACAAGATGGAAGAAAAGGATTAAACGCAGTAAACGTAAGAGTATTATAA